The following are encoded together in the Bos mutus isolate GX-2022 chromosome 3, NWIPB_WYAK_1.1, whole genome shotgun sequence genome:
- the HMGCS2 gene encoding hydroxymethylglutaryl-CoA synthase, mitochondrial, whose product MQRLLTPVRQVLQVKRVMQEASLLPARLLPAAHPSFSTVPAVPLAKTDTWPKDVGILAMEVYFPAQYVDQTELEKFNKVEAGRYTVGLGQTQMGFCSVQEDVNSLCLTVVQQLMERTQLPWDSVGRLEVGTETIIDKSKAVKTVLMELFQDSGNTDIEGIDTTNACYGGTASLFNAANWMESSSWDGRYALVVCGDIAVYPSGNARPTGGAGAVAMLVGPEAPLVLERGLRGTHMENVYDFYKPDVTSEYPLVDGKLSIQCYLRALDKCYAFYRQKIEKQWKQAGIDRPFTLDDVQYMIFHTPFCKLVQKSLARLMFNDFLLASGDTQTGIYKGLEAFRGLKLEDTYTNKDVDKAFLKASLNMFNKKTKNSLYLSTYNGNMYTSSLYGCLASLLAHHSAQDLAGSRIGAFSYGSGLAASFFSFRVSQDASPGSPLEKLVSSTSDLQKRLASRKRVSPEEFTEIMNQREQYYHKMNFSPPGDKNSLFPGTWYLERVDELYRRKYARRPV is encoded by the exons ATGCAGCGGCTGTTGACTCCAGTGAGGCAGGTGTTGCAAGTTAAGAGAGTGATGCAAGAAGCTTCCCTCCTGCCTGCCCGCCTTCTCCCAGCAGCCCACCCCAG TTTTTCTACAGTTCCGGCTGTCCCCTTGGCCAAAACAGATACTTGGCCAAAGGATGtgggtattcttgccatggagGTCTACTTTCCAGCCCAATATGTGGACCAAACAGAGCTGGAGAAGTTTAACAAAGTGGAGGCAGGGAGGTACACCGTGGGCTTGGGCCAGACCCAGATGGGCTTCTGCTCAGTCCAGGAGGATGTCAACTCCCTGTGCCTGACGGTGGTGCAACAGCTGATGGAGCGCACGCAGCTCCCCTGGGACTCTGTGGGCCGCCTGGAAGTGGGCACTGAGACCATCATCGATAAGTCCAAGGCTGTCAAAACAGTGCTTATGGAGCTCTTCCAGGATTCAGGCAACACTGACATTGAGGGCATAGATACCACCAATGCCTGCTACGGTGGCACTGCCTCCCTCTTCAATGCTGCCAACTGGATGGAATCTAGCTCCTGGGATG GTCGCTATGCACTGGTGGTCTGTGGGGACATCGCAGTCTACCCCAGTGGTAACGCTCGCCCCACAGGCGGGGCTGGAGCTGTGGCAATGCTGGTTGGGCCCGAGGCCCCTCTGGTCCTCGAGAGAG GGCTTAGAGGAACCCACATGGAGAATGTGTACGACTTCTACAAACCAGATGTGACTTCAGAGTACCCACTGGTGGATGGGAAGCTCTCCATCCAGTGCTACTTACGGGCCCTGGACAAATGCTACGCATTCTACCGTCAAAAGATCGAGAAACAGTGGAAGCAAG CTGGCATCGATCGGCCTTTCACTCTCGATGATGTGCAGTATATGATTTTTCACACGCCTTTCTGCAAGTTAGTCCAGAAATCCCTGGCCCGCCTGATGTTCAATGACTTCCTGTTGGCCAGTGGTGACACACAGACTGGCATCTACAAGGGCTTGGAGGCCTTCAG GGGACTAAAGCTGGAAGACACCTACACCAATAAGGATGTAGATAAAGCATTTCTAAAAGCCTCTCTGAACATGTTCAATAAGAAAACCAAGAACTCCCTCTACCTCTCCACGTACAACGGGAATATGTACACCTCATCCCTATATGGATGCCTGGCCTCACTTCTGGCCCA TCACTCTGCCCAAGACTTGGCTGGCTCCAGGATCGGTGCCTTCTCTTATGGCTCTGGTTTGGCagcaagtttcttttctttccggGTGTCCCAGGATGCTTCTCCGG GCTCCCCGCTGGAGAAGCTGGTATCCAGTACATCAGACCTGCAGAAACGTCTTGCCTCCCGGAAGCGTGTGTCTCCTGAGGAGTTCACAGAAATAATGAACCAAAGAGAACAATACTACCAcaaga TGAATTTCTCACCACCTGGTGATAAGAACAGCCTTTTCCCAGGCACTTGGTACCTGGAGCGAGTGGATGAGCTGTATCGCCGGAAGTATGCCCGGCGTCCCGTCTAA